In a single window of the Papaver somniferum cultivar HN1 chromosome 8, ASM357369v1, whole genome shotgun sequence genome:
- the LOC113302774 gene encoding cyclin-dependent kinase G-2-like isoform X2 produces the protein MAAGRHGGYRDNEFRDRESDLKIGGKRQFLSCSGEGYDRDQRRRSQIRGERDRISVNSKIGGERDRISTNSSNLGINGKIGVLDNGGNDAGIGVKKRKFSPILWDKEEKKEEVGNSIKTRVVPKSSRVSSVSPVKSGYREEKEVIRTRVYKNSRVVSVSPVKSGDKEEKEVSNLREKRAVSKNFRGSPPAVKSRDVLLDRVLQEPSIKVSCSHADSVASPYSAGSTVKETHSMSYSPSAPEQLRSDDCEPGEIEEEEFVSRNISVSRWADVRLSPGEKDPTPEVGEFTREGSGAKSSGSDECLAGSVSSSGDYSDHLLVNTDFVDINKDDINKDGSANYSDTDSDGEICRGKHIKKNINMLEECRSVHEFERLNRIDEGTYGVVFRARDKKTGEVVALKKVKMEKEREGFPMTALREINILLSTDHPSIVEVKEVVMDGLDSIFMVMEYMEHDLKSIMETKRQPFSQSEVKCLMLQLLEGVEYLHDNWVLHRDLKTSNILMNNQGELKICDFGMSRLYGSPLKQYTQLVVTLWYRAPELLLGAKQYSTAIDMWSLGCIMAELLSKEPLFNGKTEVDQLDKIFKTLGTPSEAIWPGFSELPGAKVKFAKQQFPAFVILANLLDQLGGCFTT, from the exons ATGGCAGCAGGAAGACATGGGGGTTATCGTGATAATGAATTTAGGGATCGTGAATCTGATCTTAAAATTGGTGGGAAAAGGCAATTTCTTAGTTGTTCAGGTGAAGGATATGATCGTGATCAAAGAAGACGGAGTCAAATTCGGGGTGAAAGGGATAGGATATCTGTAAATTCGAAGATTGGGGGAGAAAGGGATAGGATTTCTACAAACTCGAGCAATTTGGGTATTAATGGGAAAATTGGGGTTCTTGATAATGGGGGTAACGATGCCGGAATTGGGGTTAAGAAGCGGAAGTTTTCTCCTATTTTGTGggacaaagaagagaagaaggaggaggtggGTAATTCGATTAAAACTAGAGTTGTTCCTAAGAGTTCGAGGGTTTCCTCGGTATCTCCAGTAAAATCTGGATATAGAGAAGAGAAGGAGGTGATTAGAACTAGAGTTTATAAGAATTCTAGGGTTGTCTCGGTATCTCCAGTAAAATCTGGAGATAAAGAAGAGAAGGAGGTGAGTAATTTGAGAGAAAAGAGAGCTGTTTCTAAGAATTTTAGGGGTTCTCCTCCTGCAGTGAAATCTAGAGATGTACTCTTAGACAGGGTTTTGCAGGAACCTTCCATCAAAGTTAGCTGTTCTCATGCTGATTCTGTTGCATCACCTTATTCAGCTGGATCTACTGTAAAGGAAACACACTCAATGTCATATTCTCCATCTGCACCAGAGCAGCTTAGGAGTGATGATTGCGAACCTGGGGAAATAGAAGAAGAGGAGTTTGTTTCACGAAACATTTCGGTGTCACGGTGGGCGGACGTGAGGCTATCACCTGGAGAAAAGGACCCTACTCCAGAAGTTGGGGAATTCACAAGGGAAGGATCAGGAGCTAAATCATCGGGTTCTGATGAATGTTTGGCTGGGTCAGTTAGCAGTAGTGGTGACTACTCTGACCATCTGTTGGTTAACACAGACTTTGTAGATATCAATAAGGATGACATAAATAAAGATGGTAGTGCAAACTATTCTGATACTGACTCAGATGGGGAAATTTGTAGGGGTAAACACATAAAGAAGAATATAAATATGCTTGAAGAGTGTAGGAGTGTTCATGAGTTTGAGAGGCTCAATAGAATAGATGAAGGTACATACGGTGTTGTCTTTAGAGCTAGGGATAAGAAAACTGGAGAAGTTGTAGCCTTGAAGAAAGTAAAGAtggagaaagaaagagaaggttTTCCTATGACTGCTCTAAGGGAAATTAACATTCTTTTATCTACAGATCACCCATCAATTGTTGAGGTTAAGGAAGTTGTTATGGATGGCCTTGATAGTATTTTTATGGTTATGGAGTACATGGAGCATGACCTGAAGAGCATAATGGAGACAAAGAGACAGCCTTTTAGTCAGAGTGAAGTTAAATGTCTCATGTTGCAGTTGTTGGAGGGTGTTGAGTATCTTCATGATAATTGGGTACTTCACAGGGATTTGAAGACTTCTAATATTCTTATGAACAATCAGGGTGAGCTGAAGATCTGTGACTTTGGAATGTCTCGCCTATATGGAAGCCCATTGAAGCAATATACCCAACTGGTTGTTACTCTATGGTACAG AGCACCTGAGCTTTTATTAGGGGCAAAACAATACTCAACAGCAATTGATATGTGGTCGTTGGGTTGTATAATGGCTGAGCTATTATCCAAGGAACCCCTATTTAATGGAAAAACTGAAGTTGATCAGCTTGACAAG ATTTTCAAAACCCTTGGTACTCCAAGTGAGGCGATTTGGCCAGGTTTTTCTGAACTGCCCGGTGCCAAGGTCAAATTTGCCAAGCAACA ATTTCCAGCTTTTGTGATCTTGGCAAACTTGCTGGATCAGCTTGGTGGCTGTTTTACTACATAA
- the LOC113302774 gene encoding cyclin-dependent kinase G-2-like isoform X1 produces MAAGRHGGYRDNEFRDRESDLKIGGKRQFLSCSGEGYDRDQRRRSQIRGERDRISVNSKIGGERDRISTNSSNLGINGKIGVLDNGGNDAGIGVKKRKFSPILWDKEEKKEEVGNSIKTRVVPKSSRVSSVSPVKSGYREEKEVIRTRVYKNSRVVSVSPVKSGDKEEKEVSNLREKRAVSKNFRGSPPAVKSRDVLLDRVLQEPSIKVSCSHADSVASPYSAGSTVKETHSMSYSPSAPEQLRSDDCEPGEIEEEEFVSRNISVSRWADVRLSPGEKDPTPEVGEFTREGSGAKSSGSDECLAGSVSSSGDYSDHLLVNTDFVDINKDDINKDGSANYSDTDSDGEICRGKHIKKNINMLEECRSVHEFERLNRIDEGTYGVVFRARDKKTGEVVALKKVKMEKEREGFPMTALREINILLSTDHPSIVEVKEVVMDGLDSIFMVMEYMEHDLKSIMETKRQPFSQSEVKCLMLQLLEGVEYLHDNWVLHRDLKTSNILMNNQGELKICDFGMSRLYGSPLKQYTQLVVTLWYRAPELLLGAKQYSTAIDMWSLGCIMAELLSKEPLFNGKTEVDQLDKIFKTLGTPSEAIWPGFSELPGAKVKFAKQQYSLLRKKFPPTAFTGSPVLSDAGFDLLNRLLTYDPAKRITAEEAVNHEWFREVPLPMSRDLMPTFPAQHAQDRRVRRVMKSPDPLEEQRRRELQQKRLGTSGLFGSEL; encoded by the exons ATGGCAGCAGGAAGACATGGGGGTTATCGTGATAATGAATTTAGGGATCGTGAATCTGATCTTAAAATTGGTGGGAAAAGGCAATTTCTTAGTTGTTCAGGTGAAGGATATGATCGTGATCAAAGAAGACGGAGTCAAATTCGGGGTGAAAGGGATAGGATATCTGTAAATTCGAAGATTGGGGGAGAAAGGGATAGGATTTCTACAAACTCGAGCAATTTGGGTATTAATGGGAAAATTGGGGTTCTTGATAATGGGGGTAACGATGCCGGAATTGGGGTTAAGAAGCGGAAGTTTTCTCCTATTTTGTGggacaaagaagagaagaaggaggaggtggGTAATTCGATTAAAACTAGAGTTGTTCCTAAGAGTTCGAGGGTTTCCTCGGTATCTCCAGTAAAATCTGGATATAGAGAAGAGAAGGAGGTGATTAGAACTAGAGTTTATAAGAATTCTAGGGTTGTCTCGGTATCTCCAGTAAAATCTGGAGATAAAGAAGAGAAGGAGGTGAGTAATTTGAGAGAAAAGAGAGCTGTTTCTAAGAATTTTAGGGGTTCTCCTCCTGCAGTGAAATCTAGAGATGTACTCTTAGACAGGGTTTTGCAGGAACCTTCCATCAAAGTTAGCTGTTCTCATGCTGATTCTGTTGCATCACCTTATTCAGCTGGATCTACTGTAAAGGAAACACACTCAATGTCATATTCTCCATCTGCACCAGAGCAGCTTAGGAGTGATGATTGCGAACCTGGGGAAATAGAAGAAGAGGAGTTTGTTTCACGAAACATTTCGGTGTCACGGTGGGCGGACGTGAGGCTATCACCTGGAGAAAAGGACCCTACTCCAGAAGTTGGGGAATTCACAAGGGAAGGATCAGGAGCTAAATCATCGGGTTCTGATGAATGTTTGGCTGGGTCAGTTAGCAGTAGTGGTGACTACTCTGACCATCTGTTGGTTAACACAGACTTTGTAGATATCAATAAGGATGACATAAATAAAGATGGTAGTGCAAACTATTCTGATACTGACTCAGATGGGGAAATTTGTAGGGGTAAACACATAAAGAAGAATATAAATATGCTTGAAGAGTGTAGGAGTGTTCATGAGTTTGAGAGGCTCAATAGAATAGATGAAGGTACATACGGTGTTGTCTTTAGAGCTAGGGATAAGAAAACTGGAGAAGTTGTAGCCTTGAAGAAAGTAAAGAtggagaaagaaagagaaggttTTCCTATGACTGCTCTAAGGGAAATTAACATTCTTTTATCTACAGATCACCCATCAATTGTTGAGGTTAAGGAAGTTGTTATGGATGGCCTTGATAGTATTTTTATGGTTATGGAGTACATGGAGCATGACCTGAAGAGCATAATGGAGACAAAGAGACAGCCTTTTAGTCAGAGTGAAGTTAAATGTCTCATGTTGCAGTTGTTGGAGGGTGTTGAGTATCTTCATGATAATTGGGTACTTCACAGGGATTTGAAGACTTCTAATATTCTTATGAACAATCAGGGTGAGCTGAAGATCTGTGACTTTGGAATGTCTCGCCTATATGGAAGCCCATTGAAGCAATATACCCAACTGGTTGTTACTCTATGGTACAG AGCACCTGAGCTTTTATTAGGGGCAAAACAATACTCAACAGCAATTGATATGTGGTCGTTGGGTTGTATAATGGCTGAGCTATTATCCAAGGAACCCCTATTTAATGGAAAAACTGAAGTTGATCAGCTTGACAAG ATTTTCAAAACCCTTGGTACTCCAAGTGAGGCGATTTGGCCAGGTTTTTCTGAACTGCCCGGTGCCAAGGTCAAATTTGCCAAGCAACA GTATAGCTTACTGCGCAAGAAATTCCCACCCACAGCTTTCACTGGATCACCAGTTCTTTCGGATGCTGGATTTGATTTGTTGAACCGGCTTTTAACATACGACCCTGCAAAG AGGATTACTGCTGAAGAGGCTGTTAACCATGAGTGGTTTCGCGAGGTTCCTCTTCCCATGTCAAGAGATTTGATGCCAACCTTTCCAGCTCAACATGCACAAGACAG GCGGGTAAGAAGAGTCATGAAGAGTCCAGATCCATTGGAGGAGCAGCGAAGAAGGGAGTTGCAACAGAAGAGATTAGGCACCAGTGGTCTTTTTGGCAGTGAGTTATAG